The DNA window atgatattaaaaatcttattgattaaacataattaattagTTTTGCATTTGAACCTAACTACATGtttaaatcaaattatataaaattaaaataaatatattaaatttaaaatttcagcatactaAAAGCACCAAAACCATTATAACCATCGCTTTTACATTTGCTATGAATTGAGCTGCTCAAGTGCCTTTGTGGGTCTAAATAATAGGCTTTTGAACTCTTCTTGTATAATCATTTCAAGATTGTTGttttttaagacataaattaTTTCTCAATGTTGAAAAGAAAACATTTGGTATAATTTTTTCCTTAAGTAAGATTTTAATTATTTGGGTTTCATATATATATGGGGTTGGGGTTGGGGTTGGGGTTGGGGTTGCAATTTTACAAAAATAGAATCACAATAATTTTCATTTGAATTGAAATCCTACATTTGGTAGAATGTTATTATCAAAATCTTATGGTTAACAACTCTACTAGAGAGGGTCCACCAATGCTAATGCAAAGGttgatttcttttttcataaaGACAAATTTTTCCCtaatgttttctttattttatcattttagtcctagattaaattattaaaattttaatgacaatCTGTATTATAATCTACGAATATTTCACTACTAATAGagattattttttctaaatttctatGGACTTTTTCttaaaatggttttaattttcaatatttttttattaattttttaaaattttattatgtgtACATTGTCGcattaatgtcattaaaatttttacaGTTCAATTAACTTtaccatttaaaaaattaaaaactaaaataatttaaaaaatagggttaaaatgacaaaaaggaataaacattaaggatatctttattattatggtttattttaaatttgtaaattgaagtaAATGAAACCAGCTTCAAATTCCAAGGTGAAAAAAAAAGGAGGAAGTATGTAGAAAATGAAGAGTTGATATCATACAAGATGACAACcaagaaatggattgaatttacAACATAaagaatattatttattaataatatatatatattttatattgtaaCACAAATAAtggagaaaaaaataatttccaaATTGAAATACTTTCctcaaataaaaatcaaacaatatttcacaaattttaacataataagCATTTTGGCATTGAAATTCAAAAAAGATATGAATTCAATCCTTCTTCCAAGCATACAACAATAAAGAGAATCCTCCATTGCTCCCACATGACCTAGTAGAAGAAGAACATGAGCTTCTTCCACCATCATTGCTCTCCTCCGCCCATTGCAGCACACTCGAGCACGACGGAGACGGCGGCAGACTTGCAGATGCCATCGGCGCCGAAGACGACCCCCCGGCTGCCAACGATGACAAACTCTTCCTCATCAACCTTTTCTCCGGTCCAACCATTTCAGGCCACACACCGCCATCACCAACTTGAAAAATAAACACACCATGGCCATtggtattattattgttattattctcACTATTAACCCAATTGAAAACATCCCAAAAAAATTCCACCTCGATTCCATTAACATAAATCCTTTCATTCCCTCTAAATTTCCAAGCCAATCGCTTTATGACAAGGCTTGTTTGGCCATCAACTTTCACCTTCAGAACCCCTCCATTACAATCTATCCCTATCTCATGTTTAGACCCCAAGAAGTTAGCCCTCGAAACATAACTCTTATGCCCAAAAACATGTTCTCTCCTAGACAAGAGCGTTGGTTCAAGGAGTACCTGTCGAGCCATAGATAACCCAGAACACCTCTTGGCGAGTTCATCCATGAGATCACCAAGGATGAATTCTAGCTTCCCATTGCATGAAATGGCAATGTAGAAGGAAGACTCGGGCTCAGCTGAGTTTTCAGCAAAGTCAGCCCTGGTGAAATCCCAATACAGCTTGATTCTTTGACGATGGTGATGAGTCAAGTAGACAGATTTGGAGCCTGGTCGGTTTCGGAAGAAGGAGAAGGTGGAAGGATAAAGGGAAATCGTAATAGAAAAGGAATCAGCTGAATAGACTGTTAAGGAATGGGAGAAATGGGTTTTGGACCATGTAAGTGTGAGAAACGTAGGTGAGTCCCATAGCTGAGTATGGTAAATGCAGGTGATGAGATTTTGAGGCACTTGAGAGGTACTGGACAAGTTGCTAGGTTGGCTAAAACATGCTGGGATCATGGTGTTTGGGTTTTTCCAGTTGTTTATCAAACCATGGAAGCTTATGAGAAGTGATGAGATGGGAGTGAATACTAAGGTTTAAAGGGTTTGAATGAAAATTGAAAGTAAAGGGTTTTTCTTTTTGGGGTTCCCATTAGCGCAATCATGAGGAGCAGTTGCGAAGGCTAGAGCTAgctatatatataacttaaagcTTTGATTTCATATTGGCCAGTTCTCTCCTTGATTTGCGCCTGAGACAGGGCCCTTTCTAACTTTCTTTATGGTCTATTATTCTCAATCCGCCCCCTCTCTCATTAGCTGGTTTGCACTTTGTACTACTTCTCTCTCAGTCACAATTTAGAGGTGACTTTGAACTTTGAACcctttccctttttctctttttggttAATTTCACCGAAtccaattttcaaattcatttctgatttttaaaatattttaatttagtcttcaAAGCTACTAGaattgtttcaatttggtcctttcatcaCCCTAATGTTATCAATTTAAAACACATACGCCAAATTGTAGGCACAATTATACCTATTGTATAAACGGTTTGaatttgacatatttaaaaaatatattattgataaaatttaaagGGATATTTGTTTTTATAAACATGTCATATCTAATATGTTTGTGCAACAAATATTACACATGTTTACAATTTAATTCGCTTGTTTTAATAAGCTTCATGTCATATTTAAGTAAGCATTTAGTACCCAAACTAAGGGCTAGGTTGCCAAAAAGACTTGATTAATACGGGATGATAGTTTGAAGACTCAGTTAGAACATTTTAAAGTTTGAAACTATAATGCAATTAGAAAGAAATGGTAGCAGACTTTTTCCTCAAGCATTTAGACTAAGGGTAtgtttgataaatcattaaaataaaataaaaatttccatcatttaatattttaaatgtgtttgataatcattttaatcttttacttaatataaaatttttaacaataagtAGGTAAGTAGTTACTTATCATTTAACTTAATacatattaagttgattttatttattaaaaattaaaataaattaattttttaaaaattgaaatattcaaattatcatatttatccaaaatattagattaataagattaaaattaaaaaatatataatattttaaaactaaatacTTTTACCAAATTATATTCAATACTGTTAATTtaccaaataaattttttatgttggtataatatatatatatacataaatttatgTTGGTATTTGAATCAAAGGAGGGATGGGGCCTGGGGAAAAGGGGGGAGAATAGGGTTCAACCACTTTTGTATGGTTTTGAATGCTTCTTGGATAACCATTGCTCTTCACTAATTTATTTACAAACACCAACTTCTtctgtttaatatatatatataatacataaacatCTAAACTTGGATGAAGTcatgtttttcaacctttttcattttttttaattattaaaggaTAAACAAATTTTCCTAGCTGTGCATATACACATGTATGATTTATTGAGGAAGCATctaatttatatcatttttaagaTATTGTATTTTAAATGTCTGAATTTGAATCCCTATATTTATAATTctctttctttattattatttttatgtaatttatatatataaatacaacccATCTCAGTAGTTTGATGGATAACATAGAGAGTAACAACAAGTCACATGTAAAACATACTAGCTTAAtttatagaatatatatatttatattaagagTATCTACCAAACATGTGAGTTGTTGTTGCcataacaaataaatatattaatataataagaaGGTATGGACTTGTGTTAATGTAGtacaaaaattcatatttatttttgttgatatAATAATGAGGAGAGTATGGTGGTTATAACAGAGACTGGTTCACTCAATTGGGGCGAAGAATTGGAGTAAGAAAGGATTGGAGGTAAAGAGAATGTTAAGGTTGAGAGTTAAAGGTAAGTTGGCAGAGTATCGACTTAGTATCTTAGGAGAGTCGGTCTTTCCTTCATCGTTCCTGGAGGTATTTATAGACGAGGGTCCGTGTAAGACAATGCTAACGTGTTGGACTTGCCATCTAGGCATTATTACAAAATGCATGGGAcaaatgttgtaacaccccaaacccggcctaggagttatggccgaatttggcggtgtcacattgaggtgtttagcgtaaaacttgttgttgttgaaatctttaaaatcaattaatcattttgttattaaacggtgattccaaaacgagttgttcatttccaagcgtgcatcattaaaaactaatcatttttaaaacgttataaaattttcaaaatctcatttattgcgAAAATGTGGTGTCTTTGAAAACGGTTACCTTTTGAAAACTCGTCTTATTCTACAACTAtcagtttatatcaaactaaataaaacaaactccaattcaaattttataactttaaagaggtttttttacataaaaatacccaaattcagtTGCTTATAAATCAAAAGCTAAAAACGAAAGCTGATGCGGTTGTGTGaccacctccgagtcccttgcAACACCGAATCAACTATAGCTGAGGATGACCTGCATAGTTAAGAAGAGAATGTGagcttacgaaaactcagtgtgtaatcccttatcaaaCAGTCGGCATACAGAACAGAATTAGTCTAGGCCAGAGCCCTTTAAtagtaacagtacagtgtgggccttagcccaatatagaAACAGTATGGGCCTAAGCCCGATACACTATCAGTATGGTGCAAGTATgcaaacccatcccaatccagccaacacaccacccgtaccaacccaacacaccatgtggggacagagtcgacccacccaaccctcaCACTAATATCGCAGCATACCTGCCAGTAGTAAtaatgcagcagagctgccagtagtcagaatggctaagagccgtaaacaggatagctataagctataaacagAATGGTTACAAGCCATAAGTACAGTAAAGTGATTGGCATAAAGCCATCAGTAGCAATGATATGATCGGCACACAGCCATCAGTAATGGTAATATGaccggcacaaagccatcagtagcagtgATATGATTGGTACACAACCATCAGTAACAATGAAATGATGGACACACAACCATCGATAATggtaatatgatcggcacaaagccatcagtaacggtactatgttcggcacaaagccatcagtagcatcgcagcaaagctgccaacaATAGTATCacaacaaagctgccagtaatagtatatgtggccaaaccaccagtaacagtgattgtggcagagccaccagtacaATACTTCCTCTATAACAGTATCttaaccccatgcagtatgtcgtgtatgcagaatgccatGCTCAGAATCAGTTATTCAAATCACAAACAAATCAGTCATACCAAACAcaaacaaatcagtcatttaaccACAGACAAAACAATCATTTGACCTCGATGGGCAAAAATAGTTATTTACCCAccagggcattacggtcattttaccctataggggtattacgtcattttaccctacaggggcattactgtcattttatcctataggggtatttcggcaTTCTACCCTACGGGGGTATTTCGAACATTTTACCGtacgggggtatttcagtcattttacccatcgtgggtatttcgatcattttacccatcgagggtatttcggtctaGATATCGACCTCTCGAAAGGTTCGCAGTCGCCTCGAGCAACTCAGGTAACCTAATTGGTCACAATAGTATAAATGGGCCCAAGCCCCATTACttagcccaagtgggcccacaagCTCGTGTGGCCTGTTCAACCCAGATTTCACCacggctatgagatctacatagcccagtctAGTATTTTTCACAAATAGTGGGTTTCATCCGTATGGAGCTCACAAGCctattgagcccacacggcccaacgtggcccattacgaCCTAAGctcatgaaaatgctcatggaggcctctacagtagaggtgtttatgggccgagtggcccggcccagcccgacgACCCATTCAAAATataggagggttcgggtaaaaataaaggcccgaaatatgagtttgggcaaaaaaatgagacccatttagaaaacgggtcgggcctcgAGCACCACTTTTTTAGCCCGGGCTTGgcccgaatatataataaatttttatttttttatttttttaattttaaaatatttttaaaataattttttta is part of the Gossypium hirsutum isolate 1008001.06 chromosome D11, Gossypium_hirsutum_v2.1, whole genome shotgun sequence genome and encodes:
- the LOC107945976 gene encoding uncharacterized protein, whose product is MIPACFSQPSNLSSTSQVPQNLITCIYHTQLWDSPTFLTLTWSKTHFSHSLTVYSADSFSITISLYPSTFSFFRNRPGSKSVYLTHHHRQRIKLYWDFTRADFAENSAEPESSFYIAISCNGKLEFILGDLMDELAKRCSGLSMARQVLLEPTLLSRREHVFGHKSYVSRANFLGSKHEIGIDCNGGVLKVKVDGQTSLVIKRLAWKFRGNERIYVNGIEVEFFWDVFNWVNSENNNNNNTNGHGVFIFQVGDGGVWPEMVGPEKRLMRKSLSSLAAGGSSSAPMASASLPPSPSCSSVLQWAEESNDGGRSSCSSSTRSCGSNGGFSLLLYAWKKD